Within the Mauremys reevesii isolate NIE-2019 linkage group 2, ASM1616193v1, whole genome shotgun sequence genome, the region TGtgtctgggaatggcaaaaggCAGCAGAATAAGGGATGCTAGGTACCGGGGAAGATTTTCTTCTTCCTCCCAGAGAAGTTGGCTTACCTTCATGGTGTGCTATCGCTTTTACATGCAGATTGCCAGTTAATGCTGTTGGTTCTCTAAAGACTTATACAATGGCTCTGAGAGCTTAGGGTCCCCCCGTCTCCTCTGTACCCCCATCCCTGGTCctgtcttccccacccccatccccttcctcatCCCTTCCTTCCCTCATCCCCAAAATTCTTGCTTGTCCTCTCTAGGGAACTTTGTGTGGGTTACTGGCATGCACGCCGGATGGTGGTGATGTGACTGGCAGCTGTGCTGTGACATGAAGCTTGCAATGGTTTAAAGAAATGagaccaatttaaaaaacaaaacaaaacacaaaagcaAGAGTGAGACAGAGAGGAGAAAACAGCTGGAGGAAGAAAAAGGGGATACATTTGTGGATGACAAAAGGATGGGTAAGTGAACTTTTGTTGAATCCTTCTTAGCACAGTTGTAACTGTACAGTATATTTTTCAGTCAGATTATTAGCTGTTATGAGAGGGAGAACAATCTAAACAGCAGCAGTGCATTTCTTTGCCAGGTGACTCACTGTACTTGCTATTATATTTTTAGATCATGTTTCCCCCTTCTTTCCTCCTGCAGTGTTTTTATATGTAATTAATTAAATGCATGCACTGAGTTAAGGACTGTGCAAAGTACATTCACAATCTATACAACCCACCCACACACCTCTACATACATAgatatgtacatatatatatatccatgAGAGAGTCACATAGGATTTCTTCTGGGTTTATATTCATATTAAATAAGCCTGTAGATCTCTTACGCAGGCTGTCAGGAAGGATGTTTAACACTTTGCAGCTTGTGAGGagcgtgtgtgggggggaggggtaatggATTTTGTTGTTTAGGTGGTTTTGAAACGGCTCACTGAATATCTGAAAAGATATCCCTAACGTAGCTGCTAGATTTCCAGCAGTCATTTGCCAGTCTTATTTTTTCAAGTGTGACAGGTTTatcaccccaccctcactctccAGTCTATAATAGCTCAAAcatatttctgtgctgctgttggcaCATAAGCAATAGTGAAAGATcaggatttaaattaaaaacctaGCCATTAAAGTGAAAGGCAGAGACACATAGTCAGGGGCTTTTTGGATTAAAAATTCTTGCTCTGATTGCCTCTTGGTTTAAAATTGGACCATAAAAGCAAATAAGtgcagcactgtgtgtgtgtgtgtgtgtgtgtgagagagagagagagagagagagagacgtgcaCACAAATAATAAAGCCACTATTTATAGAGGAGATAAATTCTCCTGATGGAAGAAAGCAGCCTAATTGTGAGTAAGATTACAACTCTGGAGAGAGCTGGTGGTCCCAAAATTATTACAGTCTTTGAGAAAGTGTGCGcgcctatgtgtgtgtgtgtgtgtgttggatttTCTGAGACCTCTTCTCATGATTATTCAGACAATGTAGAAAATGTGACTGTGCTCACATAACAGCATTAATACCAAATAACCAATCTGACATCTGAAGTGCAAAGGATTAAAATCAGCAGCAGTGAGGAGGGGGATTCAGATTCAAGTTTCACTCTTTAAACTTCATAGTTTTTGCTGCTCTTAAGGCAACATTCCAACATAagtgtatatatatttacatacagTGTATACAATCTACACATATATAGTGTTATCTATTTATATATAGATGTTAGCTATGCGTGGataaatatgtacatatattttaatCATGATAATTTTATCATGACATATGAATGTTAATGAAACTATCAGCATGATATCTTGGTCCAGTACAGACATTATATGATATAGATACACATATATGTTTGTGTTATATGTGCATGTATGGAAATGAGAAGTCACTGAAATGCAGTCTCAGAAGTATTATTCAGAATGCTGTTCGGTAATGCTTACATCTAATGTTCCATTATGCAATAAAGACACATTTTAAAGGCAGGGGACAAACTTTATTATATATTGGCCTGTTTGCTATAGCTCTTATTGTATATTAATTGTTTGGGATTGGACTATGAAAGATTTACATGCAGTTGGGTTTATTAAGGAACATTTTACTTGTTGAACTACCAGAAGctctctctcatttccttttccaaTAGTACAGTGAATTCAGCACAGTGACTTGACAAATATGTGTTTTGCTAAATCCTCAAATTCTAATGATAAGGCTATACCAGCTACGAAGAGTGCTGATGTATAGGAGAACAAGTGACTAGCAAATGGGTTCCCAGTCATCCGAAGGGGTCATAAATCACACAAATGTAATTGAATAACAAGAGTGGTGGGGGTGTGAGGAAAGGTAGAATAGGaactcaacccccccccccccccgacatttATACAAGGAACATTGCAAGAAAGGAGCCAAACAGGTTGTCTTCAAATCAACTATACCACTAATGCCTTAGCAGAAACCCCATTGACGTTAGTAATCTGATGATGATTTATTTTAATAGCTTTACAATGGACATGTGTCTTCTTTTTAATATTGTAGGTTTCCATTTAATTAAGCAGCTGAGAGGCATGAGTGTGGTGTTAGTGCTACTGCCTACAGTGCTGTTTCTTATGCTCGCAGGGGCTCAGCGAGCTTGCCCCAAGAACTGCAGATGTGATGGCAAAATTGTGTACTGTGAATCACATGCATTCAGAGATATCCCTCAGAATATTTCTGGAGGTTCTCAAGGCTTATCGCTACGGTACAACAGCATCCAGAAGCTTAAATCAAATCAGTTTGCAGGCCTGAATCAGCTCATATGGCTTTATCTTGACCATAATTACATCAGCTCCGTAGACGAGGATGCGTTTCAGGGGATCCGTCGGCTGAAGGAATTAATTCTGAGCTCCAACAAAATTACCCATCTGCACAACAAAACATTTCACCCGGTCCCCAATCTCCGCAATCTGGACCTTTCTTACAACAAGTTACAGGTGTTGCAATCTGAGCAATTTAAGGGCCTTCGCAAACTCTTGATCTTGCACTTGCGGTCGAACTCATTGAAAACTGTGCCAATCAGAGTTTTTCAAGATTGCCGAAATCTCGATTTTCTGGATTTGGGCTACAACCGTCTGCGGAGTTTATCCCGTAATGCTTTTGCTGGCCTCTTGAAGCTAACAGAGCTCCACTTGGAGCACAATCAGTTTTCGAAGATCAACTTCGCCCACTTTCCACGCCTCTTCAACCTCCGCTCTATTTATTTGCAATGGAATAGGATCCGGTCTATTAACCAAGGGCTAACATGGACTTGGAGTTCCTTGCACAACTTGGATTTATCGGGGAATGACATCACTGGGATAGAACCTGGGACCTTCAAATGCCTGCCCAACCTGCAAAAGCTGAACTTGGATTCCAACAAACTCACCAACATCTCTCAGGAGACTGTCAATGCGTGGATCTCGCTAATATCCATCACTCTGTCCGGAAATATGTGGGAATGTACTCGAAGCATTTGCCCTCTTGTTACTTGGCTTAAGAATTTCAAGGGAAATAAAGAAAGCACTATGATATGCGCG harbors:
- the LRRTM4 gene encoding leucine-rich repeat transmembrane neuronal protein 4 isoform X1: MGFHLIKQLRGMSVVLVLLPTVLFLMLAGAQRACPKNCRCDGKIVYCESHAFRDIPQNISGGSQGLSLRYNSIQKLKSNQFAGLNQLIWLYLDHNYISSVDEDAFQGIRRLKELILSSNKITHLHNKTFHPVPNLRNLDLSYNKLQVLQSEQFKGLRKLLILHLRSNSLKTVPIRVFQDCRNLDFLDLGYNRLRSLSRNAFAGLLKLTELHLEHNQFSKINFAHFPRLFNLRSIYLQWNRIRSINQGLTWTWSSLHNLDLSGNDITGIEPGTFKCLPNLQKLNLDSNKLTNISQETVNAWISLISITLSGNMWECTRSICPLVTWLKNFKGNKESTMICAGPKQIQGEKVSDAVETYNICAEIQVVVTERSYQPPKTPQRPLFIPKPTISKLENNQMTSVMPTPSPDLPTPGAEPEYEHVSFHKIIAGSVALFLSVAMILLVIYVSWKRYPASMKQLQQHSLMKRRRKKARESERQMNSPLQEYYVDYKPTNSETMDVSVNGSGPCTYTISGSRECEGWCEEKSIKDCEALKAQFLKVPHPMKTLPYYSYDQPVIGYCQAHKPLHVNKAYDTISRAEQVETTNLELSRDHSFIATIARSAAPAIYIERIPN
- the LRRTM4 gene encoding leucine-rich repeat transmembrane neuronal protein 4 isoform X2 — encoded protein: MGFHLIKQLRGMSVVLVLLPTVLFLMLAGAQRACPKNCRCDGKIVYCESHAFRDIPQNISGGSQGLSLRYNSIQKLKSNQFAGLNQLIWLYLDHNYISSVDEDAFQGIRRLKELILSSNKITHLHNKTFHPVPNLRNLDLSYNKLQVLQSEQFKGLRKLLILHLRSNSLKTVPIRVFQDCRNLDFLDLGYNRLRSLSRNAFAGLLKLTELHLEHNQFSKINFAHFPRLFNLRSIYLQWNRIRSINQGLTWTWSSLHNLDLSGNDITGIEPGTFKCLPNLQKLNLDSNKLTNISQETVNAWISLISITLSGNMWECTRSICPLVTWLKNFKGNKESTMICAGPKQIQGEKVSDAVETYNICAEIQVVVTERSYQPPKTPQRPLFIPKPTISKLENNQMTSVMPTPSPDLPTPGAEPEYEHVSFHKIIAGSVALFLSVAMILLVIYVSWKRYPASMKQLQQHSLMKRRRKKARESERQMNSPLQEYYVDYKPTNSETMDVSVNGSGPCTYTISGSRECEVPHPMKTLPYYSYDQPVIGYCQAHKPLHVNKAYDTISRAEQVETTNLELSRDHSFIATIARSAAPAIYIERIPN
- the LRRTM4 gene encoding leucine-rich repeat transmembrane neuronal protein 4 isoform X5, translated to MGFHLIKQLRGMSVVLVLLPTVLFLMLAGAQRACPKNCRCDGKIVYCESHAFRDIPQNISGGSQGLSLRYNSIQKLKSNQFAGLNQLIWLYLDHNYISSVDEDAFQGIRRLKELILSSNKITHLHNKTFHPVPNLRNLDLSYNKLQVLQSEQFKGLRKLLILHLRSNSLKTVPIRVFQDCRNLDFLDLGYNRLRSLSRNAFAGLLKLTELHLEHNQFSKINFAHFPRLFNLRSIYLQWNRIRSINQGLTWTWSSLHNLDLSGNDITGIEPGTFKCLPNLQKLNLDSNKLTNISQETVNAWISLISITLSGNMWECTRSICPLVTWLKNFKGNKESTMICAGPKQIQGEKVSDAVETYNICAEIQVVVTERSYQPPKTPQRPLFIPKPTISKLENNQMTSVMPTPSPDLPTPGAEPEYEHVSFHKIIAGSVALFLSVAMILLVIYVSWKRYPASMKQLQQHSLMKRRRKKARESERQMNSPLQEYYVDYKPTNSETMDVSVNGSGPCTYTISGSRECEV
- the LRRTM4 gene encoding leucine-rich repeat transmembrane neuronal protein 4 isoform X4 is translated as MGFHLIKQLRGMSVVLVLLPTVLFLMLAGAQRACPKNCRCDGKIVYCESHAFRDIPQNISGGSQGLSLRYNSIQKLKSNQFAGLNQLIWLYLDHNYISSVDEDAFQGIRRLKELILSSNKITHLHNKTFHPVPNLRNLDLSYNKLQVLQSEQFKGLRKLLILHLRSNSLKTVPIRVFQDCRNLDFLDLGYNRLRSLSRNAFAGLLKLTELHLEHNQFSKINFAHFPRLFNLRSIYLQWNRIRSINQGLTWTWSSLHNLDLSGNDITGIEPGTFKCLPNLQKLNLDSNKLTNISQETVNAWISLISITLSGNMWECTRSICPLVTWLKNFKGNKESTMICAGPKQIQGEKVSDAVETYNICAEIQVVVTERSYQPPKTPQRPLFIPKPTISKLENNQMTSVMPTPSPDLPTPGAEPEYEHVSFHKIIAGSVALFLSVAMILLVIYVSWKRYPASMKQLQQHSLMKRRRKKARESERQMNSPLQEYYVDYKPTNSETMDVSVNGSGPCTYTISGSRECEGWCEEKSIKDCEALKAQFLKEPHRRVK
- the LRRTM4 gene encoding leucine-rich repeat transmembrane neuronal protein 4 isoform X3, producing the protein MGFHLIKQLRGMSVVLVLLPTVLFLMLAGAQRACPKNCRCDGKIVYCESHAFRDIPQNISGGSQGLSLRYNSIQKLKSNQFAGLNQLIWLYLDHNYISSVDEDAFQGIRRLKELILSSNKITHLHNKTFHPVPNLRNLDLSYNKLQVLQSEQFKGLRKLLILHLRSNSLKTVPIRVFQDCRNLDFLDLGYNRLRSLSRNAFAGLLKLTELHLEHNQFSKINFAHFPRLFNLRSIYLQWNRIRSINQGLTWTWSSLHNLDLSGNDITGIEPGTFKCLPNLQKLNLDSNKLTNISQETVNAWISLISITLSGNMWECTRSICPLVTWLKNFKGNKESTMICAGPKQIQGEKVSDAVETYNICAEIQVVVTERSYQPPKTPQRPLFIPKPTISKLENNQMTSVMPTPSPDLPTPGAEPEYEHVSFHKIIAGSVALFLSVAMILLVIYVSWKRYPASMKQLQQHSLMKRRRKKARESERQMNSPLQEYYVDYKPTNSETMDVSVNGSGPCTYTISGSRECELVLMAVAGCAGGTPELIVFCTESQVLILGSVLLALL